A single region of the Gossypium arboreum isolate Shixiya-1 chromosome 12, ASM2569848v2, whole genome shotgun sequence genome encodes:
- the LOC108479904 gene encoding methionine gamma-lyase-like, with protein sequence MAETQSRGLVFVGKKRGTGTDDFDGDDIFVAKKSMLPTMASESDPAAALANARHEFGEHGGVNMSIEASATFTVMEPETMRRMFAGELGPDRDFFIYSRHFNPTVLNLGRLMAALEGTEAAYCTASGMSAISSVLLQLCSSGGHVVASRTLYGGTHALLTHFFPRACNITTTFVDIGDLEAVKNAIVEGKTKVLYFESMSNPTLTVANIPALSRIGHEKGTTVVVDNTFAPMVLSPARLGADVVLHSISKFISGGADVIAGAVCGPASLVNSMMDLHQGALMLLGPTMNAKVAFELSERIPHLGLRMKEHCRRAMEYAIRMKKLGLKVIYPGLEDHPQHELLKSMANKEYGYGGLLCVDMETEERANRLMHHLQNYTQFGFMAVSLGYYETLMSCSGSSTSSEMNAEEKELAGISPGLVRMSIGYIGTLEQKWSQLEKALSRMQDGTLLIKN encoded by the exons ATGGCAGAAACCCAGAGCCGTGGCCTTGTTTTCGTCGGGAAGAAGAGAGGAACAGGAACCGATGACTTTGACGGGGATGATATTTTCGTGGCTAAGAAATCAATGTTGCCCACAATGGCATCGGAAAGCGACCCTGCCGCTGCATTAGCCAACGCTCGCCATGAATTCGGTGAACATGGTGGTGTTAACATGTCCATTGAAGCCTCCGCCACCTTCACCGTCATGGAACCTGAGACCATGCGCCGTATGTTCGCCGGTGAACTCGGTCCTGATCGTGATTTCTTCATCTATAGCCGTCATTTTAACCCCACCGTCTTAAATCTTGGCCGTCTCATGGCAGCCCTGGAAGGAACCGAAGCTGCTTATTGCACCGCTAGCG GTATGTCTGCAATATCATCCGTGCTGTTGCAACTCTGCAGCAGCGGCGGACACGTAGTGGCATCGAGGACCTTATACGGCGGCACCCATGCACTCTTAACACATTTCTTTCCCAGAGCCTGTAATATCACGACCACGTTTGTGGACATCGGCGATCTCGAAGCTGTGAAAAATGCCATCGTCGAAGGAAAGACCAAAGTGTTATACTTCGAGTCGATGTCGAATCCCACGCTCACCGTAGCCAACATTCCGGCACTAAGCAGAATCGGGCACGAGAAAGGAACGACGGTGGTCGTGGACAACACGTTCGCCCCCATGGTTCTTTCTCCGGCTCGGCTGGGTGCTGATGTGGTTCTCCATAGTATCTCTAAGTTCATAAGCGGTGGGGCCGATGTTATAGCAG GTGCTGTTTGTGGCCCTGCAAGCCTGGTGAACTCAATGATGGATCTTCATCAAGGTGCGTTGATGCTTCTAGGCCCAACCATGAACGCCAAAGTTGCCTTCGAACTCTCCGAGAGGATTCCTCACTTGGGCCTGAGAATGAAGGAGCATTGCCGAAGAGCCATGGAATATGCCATTAGAATGAAGAAATTGGGGCTCAAGGTCATATACCCAGGCCTCGAGGATCACCCTCAGCATGAGCTATTGAAGTCCATGGCCAACAAGGAATATGGGTATGGTGGGCTTCTTTGTGTTGACATGGAAACCGAAGAAAGAGCCAATAGGCTGATGCACCACTTGCAAAACTATACTCAGTTTGGGTTCATGGCGGTTAGCTTGGGTTACTACGAGACTCTCATGTCTTGTTCCGGCAGTAGCACCAGCAGTGAAATGAATGCCGAAGAGAAGGAACTTGCCGGCATTTCACCGGGGCTGGTGAGGATGTCCATCGGATATATCGGAACACTAGAGCAGAAGTGGAGCCAATTAGAAAAGGCACTGTCTAGGATGCAAGATGGCACCTTGTTGATTAAAAACTAA